A single window of bacterium DNA harbors:
- a CDS encoding HD domain-containing protein encodes MSFVDQIHGAGGKVYEVGGTLRDALLSRPEKDLDLLVTGLPFERLKSLLRSEGQLHEVGKSFGVLKFKPRGEERCYDIALPRTEKSTGAGHRDFEVRFDEKLPVEVDLQRRDFTINAMARELSTGEILDPFGGRADLQRGILRQVFAEAFVEDPLRLMRAVQFAARFKLEVEAETLAAMKAHAALIDTVSPERIIEEIGKLFRAEQPSLGFYLMRDTGLLQHVFPELQKTIGVAQPAKKSGDVFEHTMKVLDASRTCADLDHMGDLEVMFASLFHDVGKPYTVGFNEATQRTTFYGHQIVSTKLTRKWLKKYRANMLGINPDNVLSMVHHHMFETKSFYTERAIRRFIHKIGKDLIFKLVDLRIADKKGGAYPNQLKGILRLKRRIQEELEKKPPFGPKDLALTGHDLMRLGYPEGPLLGQILRRMVEVVLDDPAKNTREFLIEWVLENFHERSEQERSQKSQEA; translated from the coding sequence ATGTCCTTCGTCGACCAAATTCATGGGGCCGGCGGGAAGGTCTATGAGGTCGGCGGAACCCTCCGCGACGCCCTCCTGAGCCGGCCCGAGAAAGACCTCGACCTGCTGGTGACCGGCCTGCCCTTCGAGCGACTCAAGTCCCTGCTTCGTTCCGAAGGCCAGCTCCACGAAGTCGGCAAATCCTTCGGCGTCTTGAAGTTCAAGCCGCGGGGCGAGGAACGCTGCTACGACATCGCGCTCCCCCGCACCGAAAAGTCGACCGGCGCCGGCCACCGTGATTTCGAGGTCCGTTTCGACGAGAAGCTGCCGGTCGAGGTCGACCTCCAGCGCCGCGACTTCACCATCAATGCCATGGCCCGGGAGCTGAGCACCGGCGAGATCCTCGACCCTTTCGGCGGCCGGGCCGACCTCCAGCGGGGTATTCTGCGCCAGGTCTTCGCCGAGGCCTTCGTCGAGGACCCGCTGCGCCTGATGCGGGCGGTTCAGTTCGCGGCCCGCTTCAAGCTGGAAGTGGAAGCGGAGACATTGGCGGCAATGAAGGCCCATGCCGCCCTCATCGACACCGTCTCGCCGGAGCGGATCATCGAGGAGATCGGCAAGCTTTTCCGGGCCGAGCAACCCTCGCTGGGTTTCTATCTGATGCGCGACACCGGCCTGTTGCAGCACGTCTTCCCCGAGCTCCAGAAGACCATCGGCGTGGCCCAGCCGGCCAAGAAGAGCGGCGACGTTTTCGAGCACACCATGAAGGTCCTCGACGCGTCCCGGACCTGCGCCGACCTCGACCACATGGGCGATCTCGAGGTGATGTTCGCCTCGCTCTTCCACGACGTCGGCAAGCCTTACACCGTAGGCTTCAACGAGGCGACGCAGCGGACCACTTTCTATGGCCACCAGATCGTCTCGACCAAGCTGACCCGGAAATGGCTCAAGAAGTACCGGGCCAACATGCTGGGCATCAACCCCGACAACGTGCTCAGCATGGTTCACCACCACATGTTCGAGACCAAGAGCTTCTATACCGAGCGGGCGATTCGCCGCTTCATCCATAAGATCGGCAAGGACCTGATCTTCAAGCTGGTCGACCTGCGCATCGCCGATAAGAAGGGCGGAGCCTATCCCAACCAGCTCAAGGGCATCCTCCGGCTCAAGCGCCGGATCCAGGAGGAGCTCGAGAAGAAACCGCCCTTCGGCCCCAAGGATTTGGCGCTGACCGGTCACGATCTGATGCGGCTGGGCTATCCGGAAGGCCCTTTGCTCGGCCAAATCCTGCGCCGGATGGTCGAAGTTGTGCTGGACGATCCGGCGAAGAATACGCGAGAATTCCTCATCGAATGGGTTTTGGAGAACTTCCATGAGCGAAGCGAGCAAGAGCGATCCCAAAAAAGCCAAGAAGCATGA
- a CDS encoding rod shape-determining protein, which yields MILDPILGLFSNDLAIDLGTANTLVYVKGKGVVCAEPSVVAVQKDGRGMRKVLAVGREAKDMLGRTPGNIEAIRPMKEGVIADFEITEAMLRYFIRKVHNRRTLVRPRIIICVPFGITEVERRAVRESAECAGAREVYLIDEPMAAAIGAGLPITEPSGNMIVDIGGGTTEVAVISLAGIVYSKSIRVAGDKMDESIIQYLKRKYNLLIGERTAEQIKIDIGSAYPNGEIKTMEIKGRDLVAGVPRVMEVNSEEIREAIAEPVHAIVEAVKVALERTPPELAADIVDKGIVLSGGGALLSHIDVLLREETGLPVTIAEDPLSAVVFGTGKALDQLDQLKGITVNSY from the coding sequence ATGATTCTAGACCCAATTCTCGGCTTGTTCTCGAACGACCTCGCGATCGATCTCGGGACGGCCAACACTTTAGTCTACGTGAAGGGCAAGGGCGTGGTTTGCGCCGAGCCTTCGGTCGTGGCGGTGCAAAAAGACGGGCGAGGAATGCGCAAGGTTTTGGCGGTGGGGCGGGAGGCGAAGGACATGCTCGGCCGGACCCCCGGCAACATCGAGGCGATCCGGCCCATGAAGGAAGGCGTCATCGCCGACTTCGAGATCACCGAGGCCATGCTTCGCTACTTCATCCGCAAGGTTCACAACCGCCGGACCCTGGTCCGTCCCCGCATCATCATTTGCGTCCCCTTCGGCATCACCGAGGTCGAGCGCCGGGCGGTCCGGGAGTCGGCCGAATGCGCCGGCGCCCGCGAGGTCTACCTGATCGACGAGCCGATGGCGGCGGCGATCGGCGCCGGATTGCCCATCACCGAGCCCTCCGGCAACATGATCGTCGACATCGGCGGCGGCACCACCGAGGTGGCGGTGATCAGCTTGGCCGGGATCGTCTATTCCAAATCGATCCGGGTAGCCGGCGACAAGATGGACGAGTCGATCATCCAATATTTGAAGCGAAAATATAATTTGCTGATCGGAGAGCGGACCGCCGAGCAGATCAAGATCGACATCGGCAGCGCCTATCCCAACGGCGAGATCAAGACGATGGAGATCAAGGGCCGGGACCTGGTTGCCGGCGTGCCCCGGGTCATGGAGGTCAACTCCGAGGAGATCCGCGAGGCCATCGCCGAGCCGGTTCACGCCATCGTCGAGGCGGTGAAGGTCGCCTTGGAGCGGACCCCACCGGAGCTGGCCGCCGACATCGTCGACAAGGGGATCGTCCTTTCGGGCGGTGGGGCCTTGCTCTCGCATATCGATGTGCTATTGCGCGAAGAAACCGGCTTGCCGGTCACGATCGCGGAAGACCCGCTTTCGGCGGTGGTCTTCGGCACCGGCAAGGCCCTCGACCAGCTCGATCAGCTCAAGGGCATCACGGTCAATTCGTACTAG
- the mreC gene encoding rod shape-determining protein MreC: MSSARRKISWLFAGFALAGTLFFLARSGRQTAAPRWDQRLAIAIVGPVSEGTASVSRRVSAFVHHWTELRGAQRENLALRAESERLEAEVLKLREENQQLRSRDRLFAESGVETSQGKVARVLGQDPSPLRRSLTIDAGREDGIEPDQIVIAKGGIVGRVLQAGPRRSQVLLITDLDSAVDVVAARTRARGILVGLRRDMGLKRERWLTQAEYVSGSEEILAGDLLLSSGQDGVFPQGYPVGVVEKVEKDASGLFWKAEVQPYAELQKLEEVLVLTANTIPPFEKGGPGGI; this comes from the coding sequence ATGTCTTCCGCCCGACGAAAAATTTCCTGGCTCTTCGCCGGCTTTGCCTTGGCCGGGACTTTGTTCTTTCTCGCCCGCAGTGGGCGCCAAACCGCCGCGCCGCGCTGGGACCAGCGCTTGGCCATCGCCATCGTCGGGCCGGTTTCGGAAGGGACCGCTTCGGTTTCGCGCCGGGTTTCGGCATTTGTCCATCATTGGACCGAGCTCCGGGGCGCCCAGCGCGAGAACCTTGCCTTGCGGGCCGAGAGCGAGCGGCTGGAGGCCGAGGTCCTGAAACTCCGCGAGGAAAACCAGCAGCTCCGATCCCGCGACCGGCTCTTCGCCGAGAGCGGGGTCGAAACCTCCCAAGGCAAGGTGGCTCGGGTGCTGGGGCAGGACCCTTCGCCGCTTCGCCGCAGTCTTACCATCGACGCCGGCCGCGAGGACGGCATCGAGCCCGATCAGATTGTGATCGCCAAGGGCGGGATCGTGGGCCGGGTGCTCCAGGCCGGTCCGCGCCGCAGTCAAGTCCTCCTCATCACCGATTTGGACAGCGCGGTCGACGTCGTGGCCGCCCGAACTCGGGCCCGTGGGATCTTGGTCGGCCTGCGCCGCGACATGGGATTGAAGCGCGAGCGTTGGCTGACCCAGGCCGAGTATGTTTCGGGTTCCGAGGAAATCCTCGCCGGCGACTTGCTGCTGAGCTCCGGCCAGGATGGGGTTTTTCCCCAAGGTTATCCGGTAGGAGTCGTCGAGAAGGTGGAGAAGGACGCCTCGGGCTTGTTTTGGAAGGCCGAGGTCCAGCCCTATGCCGAGCTTCAGAAGCTGGAAGAGGTTTTGGTTTTGACCGCGAACACGATTCCCCCCTTTGAAAAAGGGGGGCCAGGGGGGATTTGA
- a CDS encoding SurA N-terminal domain-containing protein has product MLEQMRNLSSVFSKTLLGVIALSFILFYGYSTIDNSNQVGGALIAKVNGENIPAAKFFQGVENQTEMIQQFNQGNPVGPDMRQMIESQVLQRLIQNSLMAQAAHKMGLRVPDQELGQEIRLNPTFQKDGRFNRDFYLNQFLPFYEKTFGSNFEYDFRQDLLAEKLRKVVENSAVVAQAEVESQLKVQNTLLKLRQLSLPVQGPGALPTAEARKLALDWIAARKENKPVEALLAPRSLKETETEAQNLVQLQAGFGREDSLVILQCLLALKPGEVCEQPIQVGSNLLAFQLLERSDRPVDATARQTAAQQLEMGQKSQLMGGFLDQLTRKAKIQTYLTKR; this is encoded by the coding sequence ATGTTAGAACAAATGCGGAATCTTTCGTCGGTTTTTTCCAAAACCCTGCTCGGCGTCATCGCGCTGAGCTTCATCCTCTTCTACGGCTACAGCACGATCGACAATTCGAACCAAGTCGGCGGCGCTCTGATCGCCAAGGTCAACGGCGAAAACATCCCGGCCGCCAAGTTTTTCCAGGGAGTGGAAAATCAAACCGAGATGATCCAGCAGTTCAACCAAGGCAACCCGGTCGGGCCCGACATGCGGCAAATGATCGAGAGCCAGGTCCTGCAACGGCTGATTCAGAATTCGCTGATGGCTCAAGCCGCCCACAAGATGGGCCTCCGGGTTCCGGACCAGGAGCTGGGCCAGGAGATCCGCCTGAATCCCACCTTCCAAAAGGACGGCCGCTTCAATCGCGATTTCTATCTCAATCAATTTTTGCCTTTCTACGAGAAGACTTTCGGCTCCAACTTCGAGTACGACTTCCGCCAGGATTTGCTCGCCGAGAAGCTGCGCAAGGTCGTCGAAAATTCGGCGGTGGTCGCCCAAGCCGAAGTCGAGTCCCAGCTGAAGGTGCAGAACACCCTCCTCAAGCTTCGCCAGCTCAGCCTTCCGGTCCAAGGGCCGGGAGCCTTGCCGACCGCCGAGGCCCGCAAGCTGGCCCTCGATTGGATCGCCGCCCGCAAGGAGAACAAGCCGGTCGAAGCCCTCTTGGCGCCGCGCTCGCTCAAGGAAACCGAGACCGAAGCCCAAAACCTAGTTCAGCTCCAAGCCGGCTTCGGCCGCGAGGACTCGCTGGTCATCCTCCAATGTCTGCTGGCGCTGAAACCCGGCGAGGTCTGCGAGCAGCCGATCCAGGTCGGAAGCAACCTTCTCGCCTTTCAGCTCCTCGAGCGCAGCGACCGGCCGGTGGATGCCACCGCCCGCCAGACAGCGGCCCAGCAGCTCGAGATGGGACAAAAGAGCCAGCTGATGGGCGGTTTCCTCGACCAACTCACCCGCAAGGCTAAAATTCAGACCTATTTAACTAAGCGTTAG
- a CDS encoding choice-of-anchor Q domain-containing protein, whose translation MQSRTIHYFTIIGLALGAPLSLHAATFTPNVFDDPTPVAAPNGCNSGGRCSLREAVLAATASDGTNTIALSEGTYELTIPDAGNPSSGDLDFVGTNYSITVQGQGPDKTKILAAPALNDRIMEVVGTSVDLTLQGITFEGGNAASEGGALRYSIGASDPDTFNILNCNFINNHADASGGAVYQTSGNPTINIDGGTYQNNTTDADGGALYLSHGGSATELDSIKNLVITGNQALSGQAGGILMSSSKGLSVSNVQVTGNQASVFSGGIFVGNGGFPIGLELRDSVISDNTVTNGDGGGLTVSTGGFVQIVNTTFSNNEAQGGGTVGGGANISNGGGIQILGSTFSGNTASDVGGGLYYTGGSGTVHEFTNTTFSGNTANGTGGGGVFTDHTFSISYNNVTIADNTAAGVGGGAWCSNEPCILRNTILSGNDSAGQTDDCAGVFDSDGYNIFGSPNNGDCEPDGQSVGFNATDIVGDPMIGPLADNGGPTQTHNLLAGSPAIDGGNPGGCIDGEGAFLTTDQRGFAKPSGPECDIGAVEAAVTDLAIAKTADDEIYVVGDEITYTLTVTNNGPGISPAAVTDALPAEVSFVSADAGCSESGGTVTCDLGTLDPGASAAVNIVVEANNDGTVENTATVAGADIDTDPSNDSSSVTVNVLSNDTDGGGCRIGQSPRSGSPLGWGIFGIALLTVILLRRRMAPLLGALLGATALLGATPLGAATFTPNVFDDPVPVAAPNGCTGQGSNPTRCSLREASLSANASTEANTIVLGEGTYNLTITEAGNPESGDLDFIASPSLITLQGAGSGKTIINAGPDLEERILEMTGGEGSLTLTGITFQNGDSPGIGGAVYFSTGNNVGTNDPVTVTDCHFLNNHSVSGGGGAYLSGSKPLINIDGALFEGNSSDDNGGGLYLNGGNSDPATFVQNLVLRNNESLNGNGGGLYQSAPDGIELANVEAVGNKALNGQGGGIYVSNGGDEAAILSEASIRDNQSGDNGGGAVLSVFGNVTVENSVFSGNTSNGSGALGGGAYISSVLDVDISSSTFESNQLTASGDGAGVYISNGGGFKVTAVTVSGNSTNNGNGGGIYHSGAGGEAGEITNTTVSGNEASAAGGGIFVQHPGLSINNVTVAGNSSDDGAGVFAAGGGTHILRNSIFSANTSSANSDDCGGTFFNSQGFNIFGSSSNANCEPDGFPVGNNPEDIVGDPLIGPLQDNGGPTLTHNLLAGSPAIDGGNPAGCQDGSGAVLTIDQRGFVRPSGPECDIGAVEAAVTDLAIVKTADDEIYIVGDEITYTLTVTNNGPGISPAIITDTLPSQVSLVSIDAGCSESGGTVTCDLGSLDPGESAALNIIVTANSDGTVENTATVAGADVDTDPSNDSSSVTVNVLSNDTDGGGCRIGQSARSGSPFGWGIFGIGLLAAIALRRRMA comes from the coding sequence ATGCAATCGCGGACCATTCACTACTTCACCATCATCGGACTGGCGCTCGGCGCTCCCCTGTCGCTTCACGCGGCCACTTTCACTCCCAACGTCTTCGACGACCCGACGCCGGTCGCCGCACCCAACGGCTGCAACAGCGGCGGACGGTGCTCCTTGCGCGAAGCCGTCTTGGCCGCCACCGCCAGCGATGGGACCAACACCATCGCCTTAAGCGAAGGCACCTATGAATTGACGATTCCCGATGCCGGCAACCCCAGCAGCGGCGACCTCGATTTCGTCGGCACTAACTATTCCATCACCGTCCAAGGCCAGGGACCCGATAAAACGAAAATTCTGGCGGCGCCGGCCTTGAACGACCGGATCATGGAAGTGGTCGGAACCTCGGTCGACCTGACCCTTCAGGGAATCACCTTCGAGGGAGGCAACGCCGCGAGCGAGGGCGGAGCCCTTCGTTATTCGATCGGCGCCAGCGATCCCGACACCTTCAATATTCTGAACTGTAATTTTATCAACAATCATGCCGACGCCAGCGGCGGAGCCGTCTATCAAACCAGCGGGAATCCCACCATTAATATCGACGGCGGCACTTATCAGAACAACACCACCGACGCCGATGGCGGAGCGCTCTATCTTTCTCACGGCGGGAGCGCCACCGAGCTCGATTCGATCAAAAACTTGGTTATTACCGGCAACCAAGCGCTGTCCGGCCAAGCCGGCGGCATCTTGATGAGCTCCTCCAAAGGCCTCTCGGTCTCCAACGTCCAAGTCACCGGGAATCAGGCCTCGGTCTTTTCCGGTGGAATTTTCGTGGGCAACGGCGGATTCCCCATCGGTTTGGAGCTTCGCGACAGCGTGATCAGCGATAACACCGTCACCAATGGAGACGGCGGCGGATTGACCGTCAGCACCGGCGGTTTCGTTCAAATCGTCAACACGACGTTTTCGAACAACGAGGCCCAAGGTGGTGGCACGGTCGGCGGCGGTGCCAACATCTCCAACGGCGGCGGCATCCAGATTCTCGGCAGCACCTTCAGCGGGAACACCGCTTCCGACGTCGGCGGCGGCCTCTACTACACCGGCGGCAGCGGAACCGTTCACGAGTTCACCAACACCACCTTCAGCGGAAACACCGCCAACGGCACCGGCGGCGGCGGCGTTTTCACCGACCACACGTTCAGCATTTCCTATAATAACGTCACGATCGCCGACAACACCGCGGCCGGAGTGGGCGGCGGCGCCTGGTGCAGCAATGAGCCTTGCATCCTCCGCAACACCATATTGTCGGGCAATGATTCCGCCGGCCAAACCGACGACTGCGCCGGCGTTTTCGACAGCGACGGCTACAATATTTTTGGCAGCCCCAACAACGGCGACTGCGAACCCGATGGCCAGAGCGTCGGCTTCAACGCCACCGATATCGTCGGCGACCCAATGATCGGGCCTTTGGCCGACAATGGCGGTCCCACTCAAACCCACAACCTTTTGGCCGGCAGCCCCGCCATTGACGGCGGAAATCCCGGTGGCTGCATCGACGGCGAGGGCGCTTTCCTGACCACCGACCAGCGCGGTTTCGCAAAACCCTCCGGCCCCGAATGCGACATCGGCGCCGTCGAAGCGGCGGTCACCGACCTCGCGATCGCCAAGACCGCCGATGACGAGATCTACGTCGTCGGCGACGAGATCACTTATACCCTGACGGTGACCAATAACGGTCCCGGCATCAGCCCGGCCGCGGTCACGGATGCTTTGCCCGCCGAAGTCAGCTTTGTCTCGGCCGACGCCGGCTGCTCCGAGAGCGGCGGCACCGTGACCTGCGATCTCGGCACCCTCGATCCCGGGGCGAGCGCGGCGGTGAACATCGTCGTCGAGGCAAATAACGACGGCACCGTCGAGAACACGGCCACCGTCGCCGGCGCCGACATCGACACCGACCCGAGCAACGACAGCTCCAGCGTCACGGTCAATGTCCTGAGCAACGACACCGACGGCGGCGGCTGCCGGATCGGCCAGTCGCCGAGAAGCGGATCCCCCTTGGGCTGGGGAATTTTTGGAATCGCATTATTAACCGTCATCTTGCTTCGCCGGCGGATGGCGCCGCTACTCGGTGCCCTGTTGGGCGCAACGGCCCTGCTCGGCGCAACCCCGCTCGGCGCGGCCACTTTCACCCCCAACGTCTTCGACGATCCGGTGCCGGTGGCGGCGCCGAACGGCTGCACCGGTCAGGGAAGCAATCCCACCCGCTGCTCGCTGCGCGAAGCTTCCTTGTCGGCCAACGCATCGACCGAGGCCAATACCATCGTCCTAGGCGAAGGCACCTATAACCTGACGATCACCGAAGCGGGCAATCCCGAATCCGGCGATCTCGATTTCATCGCGAGCCCGTCCTTGATCACCCTCCAGGGCGCCGGCTCCGGGAAAACCATCATCAACGCCGGTCCCGATCTCGAGGAAAGGATCCTGGAAATGACCGGCGGCGAAGGTTCCCTGACCTTGACCGGAATCACCTTCCAAAACGGCGATAGCCCGGGCATCGGCGGCGCCGTCTATTTCTCGACCGGCAATAACGTCGGGACCAACGATCCGGTGACCGTCACCGATTGTCACTTCCTCAATAACCACTCGGTGTCAGGCGGTGGCGGAGCTTATCTTTCGGGCTCGAAACCCTTGATCAACATTGATGGCGCCCTCTTCGAAGGCAATTCCAGCGATGACAACGGCGGCGGCCTCTATCTCAACGGCGGAAACAGCGATCCGGCCACCTTTGTCCAAAACCTTGTCCTGCGAAACAATGAATCGCTCAATGGTAATGGCGGGGGCCTCTATCAATCGGCGCCCGATGGTATCGAGCTCGCCAACGTCGAAGCCGTCGGCAACAAAGCACTCAACGGTCAAGGTGGCGGAATTTACGTCAGCAATGGCGGAGACGAAGCCGCCATTTTGAGCGAAGCCTCGATTCGGGACAATCAATCCGGCGACAACGGCGGCGGAGCGGTTTTGAGCGTTTTCGGAAACGTGACGGTCGAAAATTCCGTCTTTTCCGGAAACACCAGCAATGGCAGCGGCGCTCTGGGCGGCGGCGCCTACATCTCCTCCGTCCTCGACGTCGACATCTCGAGCTCGACCTTTGAGAGCAACCAGCTGACTGCCTCGGGCGATGGAGCCGGAGTCTACATTTCCAATGGCGGTGGGTTCAAAGTCACCGCCGTCACGGTCAGCGGCAATTCCACCAATAACGGCAATGGTGGGGGCATTTACCACAGCGGCGCCGGTGGCGAAGCCGGCGAAATCACCAATACCACCGTGAGCGGAAACGAGGCTTCGGCCGCGGGCGGCGGCATCTTCGTCCAGCACCCTGGACTCTCCATAAACAACGTCACCGTCGCCGGAAACAGCTCGGACGATGGCGCCGGTGTCTTTGCCGCGGGTGGCGGCACCCATATCCTTCGCAATTCGATCTTCAGCGCCAACACCTCTTCCGCCAACAGCGACGACTGCGGCGGAACTTTCTTCAATAGCCAAGGTTTCAATATCTTCGGCAGCTCTTCCAACGCCAATTGCGAGCCCGACGGCTTTCCGGTTGGCAACAACCCCGAGGACATCGTCGGCGATCCGTTGATCGGGCCGCTGCAAGACAATGGAGGGCCCACCCTGACTCATAATTTGCTGGCCGGCAGCCCCGCCATCGACGGCGGCAATCCCGCCGGCTGCCAAGACGGCAGCGGAGCCGTTTTGACGATCGACCAACGCGGTTTCGTGCGGCCCTCAGGTCCCGAATGCGACATCGGCGCCGTCGAAGCGGCGGTGACTGACCTCGCGATCGTCAAGACCGCCGATGACGAGATCTATATCGTCGGCGACGAGATCACCTACACTCTGACGGTGACCAATAACGGCCCCGGTATCAGCCCGGCCATTATCACCGACACCTTGCCCTCCCAGGTCAGTCTGGTCTCGATCGACGCCGGCTGCTCCGAAAGCGGCGGCACCGTGACCTGCGATTTGGGCAGCCTTGATCCGGGCGAGAGCGCGGCGTTGAACATCATCGTCACGGCCAACAGCGACGGCACGGTCGAGAACACCGCCACCGTCGCCGGCGCCGACGTCGACACCGACCCGAGCAACGACAGCTCCAGCGTCACGGTGAACGTCCTGAGCAACGACACCGATGGCGGCGGCTGCCGGATCGGCCAGTCGGCGAGAAGCGGATCGCCCTTCGGCTGGGGAATTTTTGGAATCGGATTATTGGCGGCCATCGCGCTTCGCCGGCGGATGGCCTAG
- the coaE gene encoding dephospho-CoA kinase (Dephospho-CoA kinase (CoaE) performs the final step in coenzyme A biosynthesis.), whose translation MKIYALTGGIASGKSTVAAMFRDLGAAVIDADKVAHRVYAKGSPLYRELRRRYGRSILRPSGGIDRKRLARILFSSAKEKSWLEGRIHPETRRLIGVEIQKALRRRAPLVLVEAALHVETGYHRAFPAMITVSSGGQKQLQRLVEREALDLAEAKKRVASQFPEKEKNRRADWVIDNSGSLAKTRAQVKRLFKRLVKGGE comes from the coding sequence ATGAAAATTTACGCCCTCACCGGCGGCATCGCCAGCGGCAAGAGCACCGTGGCCGCGATGTTTCGCGACCTGGGGGCGGCGGTGATCGATGCCGACAAGGTTGCCCACCGGGTCTACGCCAAGGGCTCGCCTCTCTACCGCGAGCTGCGGCGCCGTTACGGCCGCTCAATCCTCCGGCCTTCGGGCGGAATCGACCGAAAGCGCCTCGCCCGCATCCTCTTCTCCTCGGCCAAGGAAAAATCCTGGCTCGAGGGACGGATCCACCCCGAAACCCGCCGGCTGATCGGCGTCGAAATCCAGAAAGCCCTGCGCCGCCGGGCGCCGCTGGTCTTGGTCGAAGCCGCCCTGCACGTCGAAACCGGTTACCATCGGGCCTTTCCCGCCATGATCACGGTCTCGAGCGGTGGCCAAAAGCAGCTCCAAAGGTTGGTCGAGCGCGAAGCCTTGGATCTGGCCGAGGCCAAGAAGCGGGTCGCCAGTCAATTCCCGGAAAAGGAAAAGAACCGCCGGGCTGATTGGGTGATCGACAATTCGGGCAGCTTGGCCAAGACCCGGGCTCAGGTGAAGAGGCTGTTCAAGAGGTTGGTTAAAGGGGGGGAATAA
- a CDS encoding DUF2203 family protein, producing the protein MAKKLFSIDEVNELIPQLEHHFQNLLLHKKEMSKAAVRLRRMGLEPNLLESEPPSSADPELIELHRGLREHYEAFKQSLLSIERTGGEIKDLELGRVEFPAVENGSEIRLTWQLGVTEVAHRDAAEEVTPTFFEFHKIRKAG; encoded by the coding sequence ATGGCCAAAAAATTGTTCAGCATCGATGAAGTCAACGAGCTGATCCCTCAGCTTGAGCATCATTTCCAAAATCTCCTCTTGCACAAGAAGGAGATGTCCAAAGCCGCGGTCCGCCTTCGCCGGATGGGCCTGGAGCCGAACCTGCTTGAGAGCGAGCCGCCGAGCTCGGCCGACCCCGAATTGATCGAGCTCCATCGGGGCCTTCGCGAGCATTACGAGGCCTTCAAGCAGAGCTTGCTCTCGATCGAACGGACCGGCGGCGAGATCAAGGACCTCGAATTGGGCCGGGTCGAGTTTCCGGCCGTCGAAAACGGCTCCGAGATTCGCCTCACTTGGCAGCTGGGCGTGACCGAAGTCGCGCATCGCGACGCCGCCGAGGAGGTCACCCCCACTTTTTTCGAATTCCATAAAATCAGGAAGGCCGGGTAG
- a CDS encoding DMT family transporter: MQGPLSMLLSALFFAVMGAFIKALGRDIPLFEITFFRAGVSALILGGVMLVRGIPLRGKNQRLLLIRALAGFAAMTLNFYALAQIPLGDAALLNQSSPIFVVLLSWYFLDERIPSLLMLLVLLSFVGILLVLRPSGNLFNAAGLAGLGGAVFAAGAYVAIRQLHQTDSFWTMAFYFMVVAALLSLPPMLHTWVMPNPGQTLLLIGSGLFGSLGQLFMTYAYKNDSASWVAPFSYAGVLFSFLFGIWFFGDSLDWVGGMGAGLTVLGGIALLFFKSRREEMTR, encoded by the coding sequence ATGCAGGGCCCTCTGTCCATGTTGCTTTCGGCGCTCTTCTTCGCGGTGATGGGCGCCTTCATCAAAGCCTTGGGCCGCGACATCCCGCTTTTCGAAATCACTTTTTTTCGAGCCGGGGTTTCGGCATTGATCCTCGGCGGGGTCATGCTGGTCCGGGGAATTCCGCTCCGGGGAAAAAATCAAAGACTCCTTCTGATCCGGGCGCTCGCCGGTTTCGCCGCCATGACGCTCAATTTTTACGCTCTTGCCCAAATTCCGCTCGGCGACGCCGCCCTCCTCAATCAAAGCTCGCCGATCTTCGTGGTCCTGCTCTCCTGGTATTTCCTCGACGAGAGGATCCCGAGCCTCTTGATGCTGCTGGTCCTGCTTTCCTTCGTCGGAATCCTCCTGGTGCTTCGGCCCAGCGGCAACCTCTTCAATGCGGCCGGGCTCGCGGGGCTGGGCGGCGCGGTTTTCGCGGCTGGGGCTTACGTGGCGATCCGCCAGCTCCATCAGACCGACTCCTTCTGGACCATGGCCTTCTATTTCATGGTGGTCGCGGCCCTGCTCTCGCTTCCGCCGATGCTCCATACTTGGGTCATGCCAAATCCGGGCCAAACTTTGCTTCTGATCGGCAGCGGGCTCTTCGGCAGCCTGGGACAGCTTTTCATGACCTATGCCTATAAAAACGACAGCGCGAGCTGGGTGGCTCCTTTCTCCTACGCCGGGGTGCTATTCAGCTTTCTTTTCGGGATCTGGTTTTTCGGCGATTCGCTGGATTGGGTTGGGGGAATGGGCGCCGGCTTGACCGTGCTCGGCGGGATCGCCCTCCTCTTCTTCAAGAGCCGGCGGGAAGAGATGACGCGCTAA